In one window of Methanolobus mangrovi DNA:
- a CDS encoding mechanosensitive ion channel family protein has product MNVKSKLVHKLLNKVFLFFVFMTIVALVFIVAVDRNLIEVPVIVTNALSSLLIIFVSYALATLFTKLTVNSILNYFEGMGQIEERILMGKMYLAFVYLLATLVAFWQLGITIQNIAIFLGLITTGFAFAIRDIILSYFIWFILLTKKPFKIGDYIKVGEDNDMEGLVKHIGLFYVVVDPTPDTYEDYFKIPNKIFLEKPIKNYGKGKFRNEFNMYFDMEELPANLPSKVEALKEKVWNTLDVNVSFFLGSDSDGVKITVYYKSTYERREQVRHQITSMMLNEFKPTDGQ; this is encoded by the coding sequence ATGAATGTAAAATCAAAGCTGGTGCACAAGTTGCTGAACAAGGTTTTCCTGTTCTTTGTATTCATGACCATTGTTGCACTTGTATTCATTGTGGCTGTTGACAGGAATCTAATAGAAGTTCCGGTTATTGTCACAAATGCGCTGAGTTCCTTGTTGATCATTTTTGTATCATATGCCCTTGCGACTCTTTTTACGAAGCTCACAGTAAATAGCATCCTCAATTATTTTGAGGGAATGGGACAAATCGAGGAACGCATACTCATGGGTAAGATGTACCTCGCTTTTGTATACCTGCTTGCCACACTGGTAGCCTTCTGGCAGCTTGGCATCACTATACAGAATATTGCTATCTTTTTAGGATTGATCACAACCGGTTTTGCCTTTGCTATCAGAGATATCATCCTTTCCTATTTCATATGGTTCATACTGCTTACCAAGAAACCATTCAAGATAGGCGATTACATCAAGGTGGGTGAAGATAACGATATGGAAGGACTGGTAAAGCATATAGGCCTGTTCTATGTGGTCGTTGACCCGACACCTGATACTTATGAGGATTATTTCAAAATACCAAACAAAATATTCCTTGAAAAACCCATCAAAAACTACGGCAAGGGTAAGTTCAGAAATGAGTTTAACATGTATTTTGACATGGAGGAACTTCCAGCCAATCTTCCTTCGAAAGTAGAGGCACTGAAGGAGAAGGTATGGAACACTCTTGACGTTAATGTGAGTTTCTTCCTGGGCTCTGACAGTGACGGCGTTAAGATAACTGTCTACTACAAATCAACTTATGAA